The segment AAAAACATGTGCCCTTACTCATTGTAATTGTCTAATTTCAGGGTAATGGTGCCCCCGGTCCTCCCGGTCCTCGTGGTCTCCCAGGATTAAATGGAGAAAAAGGTAAAGCGAGGCTATAGTGTGCCTCCAAatacggacacacacacacacacatgcataaacacCAACCTTGGATCAGTTTCCATTATAtccctgtttttatttcctttttggtTTCTTCCTAATCCACAGGTTTTCCTGGTCCTCAGGGAGAGGCGGGTCCACcaggtaaaataaaacaatatttcagcATAATATAACAACACAGCATTGAGgctgcatactgtatgtcagcCACACACTAACCTGAAAAACGCACAACTGGCTTTCTTGCCTTCTACTATAGGCCGGCACATTGAAGGGCCTCGTGGAGAGAGGGGTCAGAAGGGAGACATGGGTGAGAAAGGAGATAGGGGTATGGAAGGAGAGTCTCTCATTGGACCTCCAGGACAACCAGGTCTCAGTGGAGCCCCTGGACCACCTGGACAACCGAGTATGTCTTATCTTTGAATATtagaataatttaaataaatgacaacatGGTACACCCACATAAAGTGTGTATCTACAAATGATTTTCTAATctcgtttgtgtgtgtgtgtgtgtgtgtgtgtgtgtgtgtgtgtgtgtgttatgacaTGGCCTCACAGTTGACCCTAATGAATGTAACATTGCTAAAGGAGCTCCTGGTCCACCTGGACCTCCAGGGTTACGAGGGGAAGTGGGACAGAAAGGTAAGAATGTCTACAGTTAATGCTGTATGTACCACATGCATCAATACTGCTGCAAGAGAACAAATTTCTGTGCCTTACAGGTGACACAGGAGATACCTGTGTTCAGTGTGAAAGTTTCGGCCCACCTGGATTACCTGGCCCCCAGGGTCCTAAAGGAGATCGAGGTGAGTGAACAGTGGGTGCCTTCAAATCAAAAGGTGTTTGACATCAAATTTATGTTGTCAAAATGTTGTTGGCTGTTTTGCTGGAGACTTCTGACCCCATTTGTCGACTCTAGTTGTCATTTTCCAAACACAATGAATTGGATATTTTCTTATTCCACCATTTCTTCCTGTGTATCGACACCCACTACCATAAGTATTTAATGAGCTAAGAATGTACAATTATCTATTTCACCTGGCAGGACCTCCTGGGCCAGTTGGCAGCAAGGGAGACAAGGGTAGATCTGGTTCTCCAGGAGAACCTGGAAGACATGTGAGTAGAATAACGTCTCAGATGCTTAGGACAAAATTCTGAGCtgttttgtgaatgttttcatAGTTTATCACTCATTTCATTaaggaaaactgaaaaatatcagaacatgtcatttaaattttctttagtgtatgatacattttttttacctgtgtgCAGGGTTCTCAGGGCCCTCCCGGACTGATAGGCGCTCCTGGTGCTGTTGGTGAGCCAGGGGACGTTTTCGTTGCTCCTGGTCTGAAGGGGGACAAAGGACTGCCTGGTCAGTCTGGTTCACCAGGACAGCCAGGGAGAGATGGACTGCCAGGGAGAGATGGCACCCCAGGTTTTCCTGGTCCCAAAGGAGAACCCGTAAGTGTGGTTTGTTTGATGACTCAAACTATCAGGATATTAGGACAGTATGCGCTAAAATTGTCCAATGCAATCTATCACAGCATTTCATGACTGTCCCTAGAAGCTTTGAAaggacagtaaaataaataaataaacaggccACTTAATGTTTAAAACGCTTGTTTTCAAGTTCATGTTTACTTTCATTTGCTATAATGAGTATTGGTTATATTAACTAAAAAAATGGCTGTATGCAATGTGGGCAGTAATGGGTTGAGACACAGATCACCCAACTTTACTGTCCCTCTCAGTCTCTATTCAGTCTCTCTGATTTATTGTCaatcttaaaaacaaaatagattGGACATCCCCATTCTCTAATCTTGCTTTCAGGCAAAAGAGGGCATCAAGGGTGAGCGTGGACCAGCTGGGGACCCTGGTCTTATTGGGACTCCGGGAGAGCGGGGTCCACCTGGCGTGCCAGGCTTCGGTCGACCAGGAGAGTCTGGAGAGAAGGGCAATCCGGGGAGACAAGGCTTTCCTGGAGCTCCCGGAGTACCTGGTGAGCATGATCAGAGATATCATAAAGATGCACTCATATAGTCAAAGAAAAGTCGAATCAAACTTAGGCATATCtgagactcacacacacacacacactgtacattcaTTCATTGACATATAGTTTGTGTCCAACAGGTATAAAAGGTGAGCCAGGTACAGGTGTGAGCACCCCAGGACCTCAGGGAGTACCTGGAACACAAGGAGAACCTGGCAGACCTGGAGTTAAAGGTGAGAAACAGCATAGTCAGCATGTTTTCAATTAACTCGTCTGCAAACATTATTGATTTGAAATTTGTCCTTTGTGGATTAATGCGTGAATTAATCTCATGTTTGATCAACGAAATAACATTACAATTAGGTTGGAGGAGCAGAGTATCATCATGCAATTACAATCAACAACATATTGTGAAGATTCCAATGCATGTGAAGATTGTTGATGATTGAtccatgtaaaaataaaacattgttggCTGCAGGTGACAGTGGCCTGCCAGGTGACCCAGGGTTGCCAGGTTTTCCTGGACTGAAGGGTGAACACGGAGCTCCTGGAATTGGATTTCCAGGCCCAACTGGTCCGAAAGGTAAGTTACTCCAAGCTGACCCGTACATTCATTGAATACTTACAGATTTCtaagaaaaatgtaaacaaactaTACTTACAGTGCTTGTACATGAACAGAACAAAAGAGAACTCAGTATAAATGTTTTGTCCATGTTTCTAGGAATCAGTGGAATTCCAGGAGCTCAAGGATTACCAGGAGAGCCAGGAAAACCAGGAAAGGATGGCTTAACTGGACAACCTGGTGCACCTGGACAAAAGGTGTGTATTTTgctgcaaatgtatttttcttactAATTTAAGTACAGATTGATATTTTGATACATGCTGCCACATTGTGAAAGTAACTCAACAAGTGACCTGAAGCATCCTGGTTTTGATGAAGGACATAAGTGTTCTGTGAAACTTTCTAAAGCTTTGGTGTGAATGCCTTCTGCTTTTTGGATGCTtaatacaaatatgtatttgagAGGACTTAATTTAGGAACATTAGAGTACATAATTCAACAACCAGAATTATAATATCATCTATGTTATGGACATGATAAACTTTTTAGATGTCCAGATGATTTAAATATCACATAAAATCACTAGTGTCAGTTTGCTACTATTGCCAGAGCTCAGATGCAAATCAGTGCTTATTTCTATACTTTGCAGGGAGAACCAGGACGGGGTCTCCCAGGCCCAAAAGGTTCGCAGGGCCCCCCAGGAATTATTGGCTTTGCCGGAGAGAAGGGTAACATTGGACTACCTGGTGTTGCTGGACGAGAAGGCCAGACAGGACCACCAGGGCCTCAGGGAGTCAAAGGTATTGCAAGTCACTTACAACAACTCTGGTGTGAAGCCTGGTTTGATTCAGTCCATGCCACAGAGTTAAAAGGCACATCTTATGTTTTTTTGGTCTTTAAAATTAGGTGAGGTGGGACCCCCAGGACCTCCTGGACAGGTTGGCTTACCAGGTGCTCCAGGAAAAGGCTCGCCCGGAGCTCCTGGACCACAAGGACCACCTGGAGAGCCTGGACCGTTCGGTGAGCATAAACTTGGCATCCAAACATACAGACCTTTagatattttgacatgtcacagaagaaaaagcacaggtgttaatAATAagattaatgatggctgaatcagtttcagggtcctgatATTGTGGATGCATGGACACTTGAATAGATCACAGCCATGTCTGTGATTTTCTTACTATGAAAGATATCTTAAAAAAATGTCTGCTGTCAGATTGCAATGCATGCTCTTTAATTCCCTCGCCTGACTGTCAATTGATGTTGCGCGAATCATAACAaacatatttgtatgtgtgcatgttgaACAGGTAGGGAAGGTGTTAAGGGAGAAAAGGGCTACCCAGGTCCTCCTGGTCTGGACATGCCTGGGCCTCAAGGAGAGAAGGGAGCCCCTGGGTTTCCAGGAGACCCAGGTCCTAAAGGACTGCCAGGGCCACAAGGCTTACCAGGCAGGGACGGTCTGTTTGGAAGTCCAGGTGAGACAGACTAACAGCAaacacattaacaaaaaaacTCAAACTGAACACTTTTTCAACAATGCattgtttttcactgtttttggGCATGTgggtatttttttcttgtttagtTATTTGTACAAATACACTCACCATCCACTTTATTAAGTAcacctaaaataaatagctaatcagccaatcacatggtaGCAACcgaatgcatttaggcatgtagacgtggtcaagacaatttgctgaagttcaaactgagcatcagaatggggaagaaaggggatttatgtggcatggttgttggtgccagacaggcTGGTCTCATCTCAAATAATCACTCGTCACAACCAAGGtttgcagaataccatctctgaacacacaatacgtgaagcagatgggctacagcagcagaagaccacaccgggtgccactcctgacagctaaaaacaggaaactgaggcgacaattcacacaggcttaacaaaattggacaatagaagattgtaaaaatgttgcctggtctgacgAGTCTCAATTCCAGCTGCTACATTAAGATGGTAGAATTCAGgtggtcagaatttggcgtaaacaacatgaaagcatggatccatcctgccttgtcaatggttcaggctggtggtggtggtgtaatggtgtgggggatattttcttggcacactttggtgTGGTGTGTtggtaccaactgagcatcgtttaaacgtCACAGCCttcctgagtattgttgctgaccatgtccatcccttttgaccacagtgtaccagtgcatcttctgatggctacttccagcaggataatgcaccatgtcacacagCTGAAATCATCTCTAATTGGTTTCTTGatcatgacaatgagttcaatAAACTCCAGtagcctccacagtcaccagatctcaatccaatagagcacctttgggatgtggtggaacgggagattcacatcatggatgtgaagccgacaaatctgcagcaactgcctgatactatcatgtcaatatggaccaaagtctcagaggaatgtttccaacaccttgttgtaTGCCACAAAATTTAAGGTAGTTCTGAAGGCATAAGGGCGTCCAACCCCGTACTatcaaggtgtacctaataaagttgCCAGTGAGTGTAGATAATGGCTAGTTCCCAGTAAAATTAACATAATGTACATTTCTACAGGATTAATTTCTTTATTATAACAACATATTCATGCCTGCGTCACCATTTTCTGCTCTGGGTTTCTATTTTAATCAGGAAAACCTTTGTCTCTTGAGGTAATTTGAAGCATCTACTTTGCCATTCTTTGCTTGACTTTTAAGATCTTGCCAGTGAAACTCTTCCTGTACATCTTACACATTAAATGCCTTTCAGGTCTTCAGGCCATGAAACATCTGTGCAGGAAGTGTTAATAAAGTGTATAGAAAGAGAAACTCACAGCAGCAGTGGTGTGTATGACGtgactttattgttgttgttgctgtttaacAATGTGGTTGAAATGATCCTGGTTTAATCACATGATGTTAGGCCGTTGTAGTTAATGTACTGTTTGAGAATATACTGTGAAgtcttttttgcctttttttcagTACATTAGGCTTACCACTAAGGGGCAGTAATGTGTAAGGTTGAATATTGAACCTACCCTTAAATTTGACACAAGGAAGAACCAGGGCTGCCTTTTAGAGGAAAATAATTATGAAATTTTCAGTCTTTGCTTTTAGTGGTGCAATACTGAGGAGGCTGCATTGGGTGTATTATTTAGAGAATTTACtctttttcatttacagtaatctcactgagtgtgtgtttgtttgccagGTCCCAAAGGCGAAATGGGGGTCATAGGGACACCGGGAGTACCAGGATTTCCTGGACCACCTGGTACACCTGGATCTCCTGGTCTGAGAGGTGAGTAAGACCAAACTGTGAAAAATACTTATTGCGTACTAGCTTTCTTCAGCCTCTCTCATACAGCGTTCATTTTTAGGTTTTTTAGATTTATCAGTTAGAATTTCTCTTTTCCTCAATCTCTCTCAGGTGATCCCGGTCTTATTGGACCAAAAGGTGATACTGGAGAGGCTGGATctaaaggagaaagaggagagccAGGACTTCAGGGACCTCCTGGGAACATGAGCGAAGTTGACATGGAACATATGAAAGGGGAGAAGGGAGACCGTGGAGATACAGGTATAAAACAACATACAGGCCTATGGATCAGTACAAGTATATGCGTGACATAAAAATCTGCTACAAATTGGACCATTGGTGAGTTTGGATATTAGAAATATTTCAATTTGGTTtcgaatttctttttttttattaggtgAGCCTGGGGCCACTGGACAGAAGGGCTACCGTGGAGTTCCTGGAGACGCTGGAATGCCAGGCAAAGATGGAGATCCTGGATCACCTGGAAAACCAGGTGACCAACTAAACAGCATTGCAGATTTTTAGGATTTTTAAACCACATAGACTACAGTACATGTGGTAAATAGATAATTTTCAATCccactgtctcaggagagaaAGGAGACCCTGGTTCTCCTGGAGAGCCTGGCAGCATGGGACCACCTGGACAGAAAGGCAGTCTAGGAGAGATGGGTATACCAGGTAAGAACGCACAagtgaagcacacaaaatgtgGGGTCATGGGAATGCCAACAAGTGTgagagtatgtgtgtatgtgtgtgtgtgtaaacatgtttagtGTGTTACAAACATGAAATTTAGAAGtgtaaaatctgttttattacatttcacattaaattGTGACAAACGCTGTTTAATGCAAGTTTAACGCAACTCTTGTACATGTCTTGCCATtttgtctgcttgtgtgtgttcacgCAGGTATATCTGGTCCAAAGGGTACTAAAGGAGATATTGGTACACCGGGACATCCGGGATTTAGAGGCACAGATGGACTAAAGGGAGATAAGGGTGCAGCTGGAGAGCCAGGTATTGGACTCCCAGGACTTCCAGGAGAAAAGGTAACCCACTGTTATAACATGGGTTGTGTTTTATAACACAAATTCTTTGAACATAGGCAGATACTTCTATTGTGCACTGAAAATTGACAGGTTGCACCAGCAAGGCTTGGATGGCCATTCAACTCACAGTTAAATTATCAGTACAAAGGATAAAACACTATCTTGGAAAAACCTGGAGTCAAAAGTGTGTGTACATGGTACCTTTGGAAGAAAAGTCAACTTTCAAGGAGCTTGCAACGAGAAACATATGATCACCAAATTCTGCTGTATGAGTGTATGTTTAGTAATGTGCATTACTACACGTGTCAATGCTTTCAGCATAGGGTTTTGTATTTCTAGTCCAaaaagttttcatttcattttggcTCACTGTTTGTTAAAAGTGTGAATGTGATGCGATCCACatactctctctccctctctctgtgtcttggtGGACTATTTACACAGACAGTGAAACCACAAATAACcactattgaaaaaaaaacaatggataAACTTAAAATGTCGAGATTAAAGAATGTAAACTGGCGCCTAACAGAGTCCTAGGCGATTAGATGTCCTAATGGacatgttttgtcagttttacTGTCTTCGCACTTTCAACATCTTCTTTTCTGACTTGTTCCTCTAAATGATCATCTGTACCTACCTATCTTTACTTAGCATTCCTCTCAATTCCTCTTCTCTCACAGGGTCTGACAGGGCAGCCAGGATTCCCAGGTTTACAAGGAGACAAGGGTGAGAGGGGTCATGAGGGTATGCCTGGCAAGCCAGGACCACAAGGGTCCAAGGGAGAAAAAGGAAGCCTCGGGTATCAAGGTCAGATTTCAGTCTGTGTTGTCTCATTCATCCTATTTGTCTACAACACTAAGTAATTATTCATGTTTGTATTCCATGTGAGTTGTTATCGTGGTGTGTGTTATACAGGTCAGCCAGGTAGACCAGGTGAGAAGGGTATCCCTGGGCTGCCAGGGTCTGCAGGAGAACCTGGTCGTGATGGACGGCCTGGTAAGTAACAGGATTATTCATTATCATTTATCAGATAGTTGACTTGCCCGaactttgacattttttttccactgtAAGCATAAAATAATATAGCGTTATACAGCTGCTTGGCCTTTTTCTCAAATCAGATTAATCAGAAACCCATTTCTTGGATAAATAAGGAGCCTTCAAGATTAGCTGCCATGTTTTTCCACAAAGATCAAAGACAGCTCAGGGAACGGTCTGCTTATCAAACAGATAAAGAAAGGATTCATATACCTGTCCCAAACAACTGCCTATTTAGGCTTGCTagaaaaaccaaaactaacAAAGTGTGTTAACCTGTTCCATCCCAGGTGAAGGCGGCTTGCAGGGACCTCCTGGTGTTACTGGAGAGAAGGGAGAGCCCGGAGTGGACGGAATCCCTGGAACTTCTGGGGAGAGAGGAGACCCAGGTGAGTGTCCAAGAAGTTAGGAGGTGACTACACTGCTGTTACAATACAGTGAGCCTGTAGTAGCCTGAGTCAGCCTGATAAATTCTACAGGGTCACTCTGGCTTAGGACCCTTACCCAAACCACCACTGCCACATTATTTATGTTGATGCTGATTTTTTTTGGGAACATAGATACCGGAAGGCACCCATTAAAGATTCAGATAGCAATGCCTTTTCCAAGTAGAGACAACCACTAATTGTAAAGACAAGGCGGTATCTACTTTGGGTTTTCAGGTTTTGATTCATCCTAACATCTGCAAGCCTTTCACTATCAATCCAAACATTTTTTATCCGTCTTATCCTTCTCTGCAGGTTTACCTGGCCGAGGTTTCCCCGGGCCACCTGGAGTGCTTGGTAGCAAAGGTTAGAGTTCCTTCATCATTGATTCATTTAATCCCTCAATCACTGAAGCCAATCAGAGTTTCATCATGTGGCCTTATCGTTCTCTCTCCAGGTGACAAAGGTAGTCCCGGTTTCCCTGGCACTCCAGGCCATCCAGGTGTCCCTGGTATCAAAGGTGACAAGGGACTTGCAGGCTCAGAGGGACCCCAGGGTGAGCCAGGAGAGAGGGGATTCCCAGGTGCCTCTCTCGAGGGCCCTAAGGGAGATAGGGGAGAAACAGGACAACCCGGAGAAGGAGGTATGTCACATACATGACATGCCAGCAATTTATTATTTGGACCAGTCGCCAAACTGTAGTCCAGTATAGAGCCACCGTTAGTGAAGAGAGTTTCgtatagaaatatatatatatatataatgtgttctTCAAACAGGTTCCCCAGGAGCACCAGGACCCTCTGGTGTGCCAGGCAGAGATGGCCtaaagggagagaaaggagacCAGGGTAACCCTGGTTTCCAGGGAGAGACGGGACATAAGGGTGACCCTGGACTTCCTGGACTTCCTGTATGTGATGAGGCTGTTTTCCATTAACTTAAGCttttttactgtacatgttatGAACTAGTACATAGTATGTAACAATAATCTGATGCAAGAGTGCTGATGCATGTCAGTGCTGTTTTAATGCTGCAAAAAAAATTTTTGTCTGTAAATTGACTTAAAAAGATTTTAAAGAAACACTAATTAACGTGCCTGTAGTTCAGTCTTATCCTCTTCAGCACCTCGTGtaactgtgtatttgtgtgttataGGGACAACCTGGCCTTCCAGGTATCGACGGACTGAAGGGAGAGATGGGATTGCAGGGTGTCCCTGGCTTCCCAGGTgaggggtgtgtttgtgtgtgtatgtgtgtgtgtgtgtgtgtgtgtgtgtgtgtgtgtgtgtgtgtgtgtgtgtgtgtgcattcatgtgtgAAAGACATGTGTCGTGATGAGAGAAAagatatgtttttattgagatAATTTACCATTAAAACACACTGTTTTTGTACACAAACTCTAGGTGCAAAGGGTAATGTCGGGGACTTGGGATTCAAAGGTGAATTTGGAGACAGAGGGTTCCCAGGAGAAAAAGGTAAAACAGGAGGGAAAACATTTCAGTGTCTTCTCTATCTCACTTGCTAGAATCATTACAGTAAAATTTGGTCAGTGCTTACTCATGTCTCTGATAATCTTACAACTTGTTCTCCATAAACTGCTACAAATCAAAAGGAACAACTGGAAAATGTCTTATAAAGATATTGTATATTTCAGGCGCTGAAGGCCCCCCTGGTCCCCCTGGCCAACACACCTTCATAAAAGGAGACATTGGGCTCCCTGGCATTCAAGGCTTACCGGGACCACAGGGGCCATCTGGGCCATATGGACTGAAAGGACAGCAAGGTGACTTTTTGCTTACAAATGTGCCCTATCATGTCAGTTTTCTCATGCTCACATCCTTGCATCCATTTTTCTAATAAATTCATCATTTTTGTGATCTCAGGTGTGACAGGTGTTCCAGGGCCAAAAGGTGAAGATGGCCTTCCCGGATATCATGGTCAGCCTGGAGCCAAAGGAGAGCCTGGCCTGCCTGGGCCACAGGGTGAGACGCTTGCAGGAACGAAAGGTGTGAGTAAgatttgctgttgttgttgttgccattAATTAGTCCATGTCTTTAGGACCCAGAGGACACTCTGGCCCCCCAGGACCCGATGGTGTTCCAGGTCAAGTGGGTCC is part of the Micropterus dolomieu isolate WLL.071019.BEF.003 ecotype Adirondacks linkage group LG07, ASM2129224v1, whole genome shotgun sequence genome and harbors:
- the col4a1 gene encoding collagen alpha-1(IV) chain, which translates into the protein MLLPCGTLLLLAALYSSVDLAGAEGCGASCGTCDCSGVKGAKGERGFPGLQGNMGFPGMQGPEGPPGQMGPKGDLGEPGGPGLKGVRGPPGLPGFPGNPGLPGINGNDGPPGQPGIPGCNGTKGDRGRDGTPGFAGLQGPPGIPGLPGLKGDPGGVIGIVPLKGDRGFPGAPGLPGSAGPSGPTGPPGPRGYQGPKGDPGPPGPPGDKGDRLAFEGEKGDKGEQGFRGPPGPPGPPAPAVEGHTTVHVAGPPGEKGLPGDKGEKGFCIPHHDGVKGDHGPPGPRGKPGKDGEDGPKGEKGFPGNPGFTGSPGSKGERGPPGFGNGAPGPPGPRGLPGLNGEKGFPGPQGEAGPPGRHIEGPRGERGQKGDMGEKGDRGMEGESLIGPPGQPGLSGAPGPPGQPIDPNECNIAKGAPGPPGPPGLRGEVGQKGDTGDTCVQCESFGPPGLPGPQGPKGDRGPPGPVGSKGDKGRSGSPGEPGRHGSQGPPGLIGAPGAVGEPGDVFVAPGLKGDKGLPGQSGSPGQPGRDGLPGRDGTPGFPGPKGEPAKEGIKGERGPAGDPGLIGTPGERGPPGVPGFGRPGESGEKGNPGRQGFPGAPGVPGIKGEPGTGVSTPGPQGVPGTQGEPGRPGVKGDSGLPGDPGLPGFPGLKGEHGAPGIGFPGPTGPKGISGIPGAQGLPGEPGKPGKDGLTGQPGAPGQKGEPGRGLPGPKGSQGPPGIIGFAGEKGNIGLPGVAGREGQTGPPGPQGVKGEVGPPGPPGQVGLPGAPGKGSPGAPGPQGPPGEPGPFGREGVKGEKGYPGPPGLDMPGPQGEKGAPGFPGDPGPKGLPGPQGLPGRDGLFGSPGPKGEMGVIGTPGVPGFPGPPGTPGSPGLRGDPGLIGPKGDTGEAGSKGERGEPGLQGPPGNMSEVDMEHMKGEKGDRGDTGEPGATGQKGYRGVPGDAGMPGKDGDPGSPGKPGEKGDPGSPGEPGSMGPPGQKGSLGEMGIPGISGPKGTKGDIGTPGHPGFRGTDGLKGDKGAAGEPGIGLPGLPGEKGLTGQPGFPGLQGDKGERGHEGMPGKPGPQGSKGEKGSLGYQGQPGRPGEKGIPGLPGSAGEPGRDGRPGEGGLQGPPGVTGEKGEPGVDGIPGTSGERGDPGLPGRGFPGPPGVLGSKGDKGSPGFPGTPGHPGVPGIKGDKGLAGSEGPQGEPGERGFPGASLEGPKGDRGETGQPGEGGSPGAPGPSGVPGRDGLKGEKGDQGNPGFQGETGHKGDPGLPGLPGQPGLPGIDGLKGEMGLQGVPGFPGAKGNVGDLGFKGEFGDRGFPGEKGAEGPPGPPGQHTFIKGDIGLPGIQGLPGPQGPSGPYGLKGQQGVTGVPGPKGEDGLPGYHGQPGAKGEPGLPGPQGPRGHSGPPGPDGVPGQVGPPGPSSMDHGFLVTRHSQTVEIPQCPEGTSLIYDGYSLLYVQGNERSHGQDLGTAGSCLRKFSPMPFLFCNINNVCNFASRNDYSYWLTSPEPMPMSMAPITGESIKPFISRCAVCEAPAMVIAIHSQTIMIPQCPHGWDSLWIGYSFVMHTSAGAEGSGQALASPGSCLEEFRSAPFIECHGRGTCNYYANSYSFWLATIEDNEMFTKPVPTTLKAGNLRTHISRCQVCMKRT